A genomic stretch from Halorhodospira halophila SL1 includes:
- the gltB gene encoding glutamate synthase large subunit — protein MSFHTLPPKQDLYDPALEHDSCGIGFVCHIRNQKSHRIIEQGLEILERLHHRGAVGADPKAGDGAGMLMQIPDAFFRAKVDFELPAAGDYGVAMVFFSRDEVQRTQLQATIESHVRDGGQRVLGWRDVPVDNSDLGETVLPTEPIVKQLFIGRGANCPDQEAFERKLFVIRKRMDNAINAAGYDVSDNYVTSMSSRTITYKGMLLAGQVGGYYRDLQDERFVSALALVHQRFSTNTFPTWDLAQPFRMICHNGEINTLRGNVNWMAARRHTMSSKVLGDDLDTIWPLIPEGQSDSACFDNALELLVRGGYSLAHAMMLLIPEAWSDNILMDEKRRAFYEYHEALMEPWDGPAAIAFTDGRQIGATLDRNGLRPARYLVTDDDLVILGSEMGVLDIPEERIIQKWRLQPGLMLLIDLEEGRIISDQEIKTQLAEAHPYADWLRRTQIRLEDLPTSVGPMAPDDTTLLDQQQAFGYTQEDIKFLLKPMVASGAEAVGSMGADNPLAVLSSRPKHLSSYFKQNFAQVTNPAIDPIREELVMSLVCMIGPRPNLLGFDEAGQNWRLETPQPVLTNEDLERIRHIEYSSSGTFRTRTVDICYPSSEGAEGMHNALDRVCQKAKQAVLDGYNILILSDRNTNLDHIPIPMLLATSAVHHHLTRHGLRTSSGLVVETGAALEVHHFATLCGYGAEAVNPYLAFDTIQSILSSLPEPMDFEAAQRSYIKAVDKGLLKVMSKMGISTLESYCGAQIFDAVGLNSEFVDQYFTGTPTRIEGVGLQEVAEEAVRWHGSAYGSAEIYRTHLDVGGDYEYRLRGEDHVWTPDTIAKLQHATRANDAQTYAQFTQLINDQSERLLTLRGLMDFKYADQGIPLEEVEPASEIVKRFSTGAISFGAISYEAHSGLARAMNALGGKSNTGEGGEEPERFAPLEDGSMNPERSAIKQVASGRFGVTTEYLANSDDIQIKIAQGAKPGEGGQLPGQKVDRSIARVRHSTPGVGLISPPPHHDIYSIEDLAQLIHDLKNVQPRARISVKLVSEVGVGTVAAGVSKAHADQITIAGYDGGTGASPLTSIKHAGSAWEIGLAETHQTLVHNRLRGRVSVQVDGGMRTGRDVVIGALLGADEFGFATAPLIVQGCIMMRKCHLNTCPVGVATQDPELRRRFRGQPEHLINYFFFVAEEVRQIMAKLGFRTVNEMIGQSDRLEKRSAIDHWKAKGLDFSSMLAKPEAAPGVSIYNSEQQDHGLEQALDHFLIEQAQPALQDGTPVRMETPVYNYHRTVGTMLSGRIAERYGHSGLADDTIYIKAAGTGGQSFGAWLARGVTIELAGDANDYVGKGLSGGRLIVYPPEHAGIAAAEDNIIVGNTVLYGAISGECFFRGVGGERFCVRNSGATAVVEGVGDHGCEYMTGGVMVCLGSTGRNFAAGMSGGIAYVLDEEGTFAERCNPAMVALQSVDPEQAYQERIEEVERGGPINIDEDPRRHDVKRLRTLIERHLGYTGSHRAREILDNWEFYLPRFVKVMPLEFRRALDEIEAQRAQPPSPTRPAKFHQALQGSVDHG, from the coding sequence CCGTGGCGCAAACTGCCCCGACCAAGAAGCGTTCGAGCGCAAGCTATTCGTCATTCGCAAGCGCATGGATAACGCCATCAACGCCGCTGGCTACGATGTCAGCGATAACTATGTCACCTCGATGTCCTCGCGGACGATCACCTACAAGGGCATGCTGCTCGCCGGGCAGGTCGGAGGTTACTACCGCGATCTGCAGGATGAGCGCTTTGTCAGCGCCCTGGCTCTGGTCCACCAGCGCTTCTCCACCAATACCTTTCCAACCTGGGATCTGGCGCAGCCGTTTCGCATGATCTGCCATAACGGCGAGATCAATACCCTACGTGGCAACGTCAACTGGATGGCTGCCCGCCGACATACGATGAGTTCCAAGGTGCTTGGGGATGATCTCGACACCATCTGGCCCTTGATCCCTGAGGGCCAATCCGACTCGGCATGCTTTGATAACGCCCTGGAGTTGCTGGTTCGGGGTGGGTACTCGCTGGCCCATGCGATGATGCTTCTCATCCCCGAGGCGTGGTCGGATAACATCCTGATGGATGAGAAGCGACGCGCATTCTATGAGTATCACGAGGCCCTCATGGAACCGTGGGACGGTCCAGCGGCGATTGCCTTCACCGATGGCCGCCAGATCGGTGCCACGCTGGATCGCAACGGCCTGCGTCCGGCCCGTTACCTCGTTACGGATGACGACCTGGTCATCCTCGGCTCGGAAATGGGTGTCCTGGATATCCCGGAGGAACGGATCATCCAGAAATGGCGCCTTCAGCCGGGGCTGATGCTGCTGATCGACCTTGAAGAGGGGCGCATTATCAGTGATCAGGAGATCAAGACCCAGCTGGCCGAGGCCCATCCCTATGCCGATTGGTTGCGTCGCACCCAGATCCGCCTTGAGGATTTGCCGACCAGCGTCGGTCCCATGGCCCCTGACGACACCACGTTGCTCGACCAGCAGCAGGCCTTCGGCTACACCCAGGAAGACATCAAATTCCTGCTCAAGCCGATGGTGGCCTCCGGGGCCGAGGCGGTGGGGTCTATGGGGGCCGACAATCCACTGGCGGTGCTGTCCAGCCGGCCCAAGCACCTGTCGAGCTACTTCAAGCAGAACTTCGCCCAGGTGACCAACCCGGCCATCGATCCGATCCGCGAAGAGCTGGTGATGTCACTGGTGTGCATGATCGGACCACGCCCCAACTTGCTTGGCTTCGACGAGGCCGGTCAGAACTGGCGCCTGGAAACCCCCCAGCCGGTCCTCACCAACGAGGACCTGGAACGCATCCGGCATATCGAATACAGCTCCTCAGGCACCTTCCGCACCCGGACAGTCGATATCTGTTATCCCAGCAGTGAAGGTGCCGAGGGTATGCACAACGCCCTCGACCGGGTGTGTCAGAAGGCCAAGCAGGCGGTGCTTGACGGCTACAACATCCTCATCCTGTCGGATCGCAATACCAACCTGGATCACATCCCGATCCCGATGCTGCTTGCCACCTCGGCGGTCCACCACCATCTGACCCGTCACGGCCTGCGCACCAGTTCGGGACTGGTTGTGGAGACCGGTGCAGCGCTTGAAGTGCACCACTTCGCAACCCTCTGCGGCTACGGCGCCGAGGCAGTGAACCCCTACCTGGCTTTCGACACCATCCAGTCGATCCTGTCGAGCCTGCCGGAGCCAATGGACTTCGAGGCGGCCCAGCGGAGCTATATCAAAGCCGTCGATAAGGGGCTGCTCAAGGTCATGTCGAAGATGGGCATCTCCACCCTGGAATCCTATTGCGGTGCGCAGATCTTCGACGCAGTCGGCCTGAACAGCGAATTCGTCGATCAGTACTTCACCGGTACCCCGACCCGAATCGAGGGCGTCGGGCTCCAGGAGGTCGCCGAAGAGGCGGTGCGCTGGCACGGTTCAGCCTACGGTAGCGCCGAAATCTACCGTACGCACCTGGATGTGGGCGGTGATTACGAATACCGGCTGCGTGGTGAGGATCACGTTTGGACCCCGGATACGATCGCCAAGCTCCAGCACGCCACCCGCGCCAACGACGCCCAGACCTACGCTCAGTTTACTCAGCTGATCAACGACCAGAGCGAGCGGTTGCTCACGCTGCGCGGTTTGATGGACTTCAAGTACGCCGATCAGGGGATACCGCTTGAAGAGGTCGAGCCAGCGAGCGAGATCGTCAAACGCTTTTCAACCGGCGCGATCTCCTTTGGTGCGATCTCCTACGAGGCACACTCGGGCCTCGCCAGGGCCATGAATGCCCTGGGGGGCAAATCCAACACGGGTGAGGGCGGCGAGGAACCAGAGCGTTTCGCGCCGCTCGAGGACGGTTCGATGAACCCCGAGCGCTCGGCCATTAAACAGGTCGCCTCGGGGCGTTTCGGTGTGACCACCGAGTATCTGGCCAACTCCGACGACATCCAGATCAAGATCGCTCAGGGCGCCAAGCCGGGCGAGGGCGGGCAGCTGCCTGGTCAAAAGGTCGATCGCAGCATCGCCAGGGTGCGCCACTCGACCCCTGGCGTGGGCCTGATCTCTCCGCCGCCGCACCACGACATCTACTCCATTGAGGATCTCGCGCAGCTGATCCACGATCTGAAGAACGTCCAGCCGCGCGCGCGGATCTCGGTCAAGCTGGTCTCCGAGGTCGGCGTTGGTACCGTGGCCGCGGGTGTATCCAAGGCGCACGCTGATCAGATTACCATCGCCGGCTATGACGGCGGCACCGGCGCCAGCCCGTTGACCTCCATCAAGCATGCCGGAAGCGCCTGGGAGATCGGCCTGGCCGAGACGCACCAGACGCTGGTCCACAACCGTCTGCGCGGACGCGTCTCGGTCCAGGTCGACGGCGGCATGCGGACTGGCCGCGATGTGGTCATCGGTGCCTTGCTCGGGGCTGACGAGTTCGGCTTTGCGACCGCACCGCTGATCGTTCAGGGCTGCATCATGATGCGCAAGTGCCACCTGAACACCTGCCCGGTCGGGGTGGCAACCCAGGACCCCGAGCTCCGCCGACGTTTCCGGGGGCAGCCCGAACACCTGATCAACTACTTCTTCTTCGTCGCCGAAGAGGTGCGGCAGATCATGGCCAAGCTTGGCTTCCGCACCGTCAATGAGATGATCGGGCAGTCTGATCGGCTTGAAAAGCGCTCGGCGATCGACCACTGGAAGGCGAAGGGTCTGGACTTCTCAAGCATGCTGGCCAAGCCGGAAGCCGCCCCGGGCGTCTCGATCTACAACAGCGAACAGCAGGACCACGGGCTGGAGCAGGCCCTCGACCACTTCCTGATCGAGCAGGCGCAGCCGGCGCTGCAGGACGGCACCCCGGTGCGCATGGAAACCCCGGTCTACAACTACCATCGCACCGTAGGCACCATGCTCTCGGGGCGTATAGCGGAACGGTACGGTCATTCGGGGCTGGCCGATGACACGATCTATATCAAGGCCGCAGGGACTGGTGGGCAGTCGTTTGGCGCCTGGCTCGCACGGGGGGTGACCATTGAGCTGGCCGGCGATGCCAACGACTATGTCGGGAAAGGCCTATCCGGTGGGCGCCTGATCGTGTACCCACCCGAGCACGCCGGGATCGCCGCCGCCGAAGACAACATCATCGTCGGCAATACGGTCCTTTACGGTGCGATAAGCGGTGAGTGCTTCTTCCGCGGGGTCGGCGGAGAGCGATTCTGTGTTCGCAACTCCGGCGCGACCGCCGTGGTTGAAGGGGTCGGCGATCACGGCTGTGAATACATGACGGGCGGGGTCATGGTTTGCCTCGGCTCCACCGGGCGCAACTTCGCTGCAGGGATGTCTGGCGGCATCGCCTACGTCCTCGATGAGGAGGGCACCTTCGCCGAGCGCTGCAACCCGGCCATGGTAGCGCTACAGTCCGTTGATCCGGAGCAGGCGTACCAGGAGCGCATTGAGGAGGTCGAACGGGGCGGGCCAATCAACATCGATGAGGATCCGCGCCGTCACGACGTCAAACGGCTGCGCACGCTGATCGAGCGCCACCTGGGCTACACAGGGTCGCACCGGGCCCGGGAGATCCTCGACAACTGGGAGTTCTATCTACCCAGGTTCGTGAAGGTCATGCCGCTTGAGTTCCGCCGCGCACTCGACGAGATCGAGGCGCAACGGGCACAGCCACCGTCGCCGACCCGGCCGGCGAAGTTTCATCAGGCTCTCCAGGGGAGCGTTGATCATGGGTAA
- a CDS encoding glutamate synthase subunit beta translates to MGKQTGFLEHERQEYGYQPACKRVFHYGEFLIPLSREQVGQQGARCMDCGIPFCHSGCPVDNLIPNWNDMVYRGEWERAVEELHATNNFPEFTGRVCPAPCEASCTLNLDDSPVSIKTIECSIVDRAWEAGLIRPRVARRRTGKRIAVVGSGPAGLACAQQLARVGHNVDVYEKADAIGGLLRYGIPDFKLEKRHIDRRIAQMRTEGVQFHTLTHVGVDIPIAQLRDEFDSVVLAGGSEQPRDLPVPGRELNGVHFAMEFLTANSKRVQGVYVPDDAFIDAQGKHVVVIGGGDTGSDCVGTSCRHGARSVTQVEILNKPPEKEDKELTWPYWPEKLNTSTSHQEGCERMWNFLTKEFVGDGSGHVRAIRYAKVEWHKDQQGRWQMSEIPGSEAEMPADRVFLAMGFLHPVRAGMIAELEEKGGLELDDRGNVRGDTEGADAYKTSTDGVFVAGDMRRGQSLVVWAIREGRQCAHAVDKWLQGTSDLPR, encoded by the coding sequence ATGGGTAAACAAACTGGATTCTTGGAACACGAGCGCCAAGAGTACGGCTATCAGCCGGCCTGTAAGCGCGTCTTCCACTACGGGGAGTTCCTGATCCCGCTCAGCCGGGAGCAAGTCGGCCAACAGGGGGCTCGCTGTATGGACTGCGGCATCCCCTTCTGCCACAGCGGCTGTCCGGTGGACAACCTGATCCCGAACTGGAACGACATGGTCTACCGCGGTGAATGGGAGCGGGCCGTCGAAGAGTTGCACGCCACCAACAACTTCCCTGAATTCACCGGCAGGGTCTGCCCGGCACCCTGTGAGGCCTCCTGTACCCTGAACCTCGATGACAGTCCTGTATCCATCAAGACCATCGAATGCAGCATCGTCGATCGGGCGTGGGAAGCGGGGCTGATCCGTCCCCGGGTGGCCCGCCGCCGGACGGGTAAGCGGATTGCCGTCGTTGGTTCCGGGCCGGCGGGCCTGGCCTGCGCCCAACAACTCGCGCGGGTTGGCCATAACGTTGATGTCTACGAGAAAGCCGACGCAATCGGCGGGCTCCTGCGATACGGCATCCCCGATTTCAAGCTTGAGAAGAGGCACATCGACCGGCGTATCGCACAGATGCGCACCGAAGGGGTGCAGTTCCACACGTTGACCCATGTCGGGGTGGACATACCGATCGCCCAACTGCGTGATGAGTTTGATTCGGTGGTCCTCGCCGGTGGCAGTGAGCAGCCTCGTGACCTGCCTGTGCCCGGTCGCGAACTCAACGGCGTCCACTTCGCCATGGAATTTTTGACCGCCAACAGCAAGCGGGTCCAGGGCGTGTATGTGCCCGACGACGCGTTCATTGACGCCCAGGGCAAGCACGTGGTGGTCATCGGTGGCGGCGATACGGGCTCCGACTGTGTGGGGACCTCGTGTCGTCATGGGGCACGCTCTGTGACCCAGGTGGAAATCCTCAATAAGCCGCCGGAAAAAGAGGATAAAGAGCTGACCTGGCCCTACTGGCCGGAGAAACTCAACACATCGACCTCCCACCAAGAGGGGTGCGAGCGGATGTGGAACTTCCTGACCAAGGAGTTCGTCGGCGATGGCAGCGGCCATGTCCGCGCGATCCGTTACGCCAAGGTTGAGTGGCACAAGGACCAGCAGGGCCGCTGGCAGATGAGCGAGATCCCCGGTAGCGAGGCCGAGATGCCGGCCGATCGGGTCTTTCTGGCTATGGGGTTTCTCCACCCGGTCCGTGCGGGGATGATCGCTGAACTGGAGGAGAAGGGGGGGCTGGAACTCGATGACCGCGGCAATGTACGCGGCGATACTGAAGGAGCGGATGCCTACAAGACCAGTACGGATGGCGTCTTCGTCGCCGGAGACATGCGTCGGGGCCAGTCACTCGTGGTCTGGGCAATCCGCGAAGGCCGGCAGTGCGCTCATGCGGTCGACAAGTGGCTGCAGGGCAC